The Desulfovibrio piger DNA segment CCCGGCGCGAGGGCCTGCCCCTCTGGCATCTGCAGCACCATGCCGCGCACGCGGCCTCCGTGCTCACTGAGCACGGCCACACCGGCCCGGCCCTGGCCCTGACGCTGGACGGCACCGGCCTGGGCACGGACAAGAGCATCTGGGGCGGAGAGCTGCTGTTCATGGAACTGGATGCGCCCCGCTGGCAGCGTCTGGGCCGTCTGGCGCCCTTCCGTCTGCCCGGCGGAGAGGCCGCCATCCGCGAGCCCTGGCGCATCGCCCTGGGCCTGGCCCTGCAGAGCGGTCTGGCCCCCGAAGCCCTGACCGGGATCTGGGCGGACTGCGCTGACGACGGGGACGATGTCCGCCGTGCGCCGCAGGCCATGGCCGTCACGGCGGTCAGCGAGATGTGGCGCCGGGGCCTCAACTGCCCGCCCACATCCAGCGCCGGGCGCCTGTTCGATGCCGTATCCGCCGCGCTGGGCCTGTGTACGCATATCACCTATGAAGGACAGGCCGCCATCCGTCTGGAAGACGCCGCCGCCCGCAGCGCCCTGCCGGGACAATGGTGGCGCATGGGGGCGGAAGAGCTGCGGGCCCCGCAGCCGGAACACGAGCTGCTGCCCGCCCTGCCCCTGACGGAAGAGGACGGCCTTTGGCAACTGGACGGCACGGCCCTGTTCGCCGCCGTGCTGGCCCGGCGCGACCGCCTGCCCGTGGAAGATCTGGCCGCCCGTTTCCACTGGCAGCTGGCGCAGGGATTCACGGCCCTGGCCGTCAGGGCCGCCGGGGCCACGGGCGTGCGCGTGGTGGGCCTTTCCGGCGGCGTCATGCAGAACGCCCTGCTGGCCCGCCTACTGCCGCTGCTGCTCGCGGCGCACGGCCTCACCCCCCTGTGCCAGCAGGAAGTGCCGCCCGGTGACGGCGGCATCTCTCTGGGCCAGGCCGCCTGGGCACAGGCCTGTTTGCGGGCCGGTCTGCCCACGGAACTAGTATAGTCCGCTGACGGCCCATGGCGGCCCGTTTACCCCTGTTGTCGGGGCAAACGCTGTGCGCTTCTTATGTAATTTATTGATATAAAAAGATAAAAAAGAAAAATCACTTTTTTTGATTTTTTCGTTGACAGCCAGGGTCTTTTTGGGCAGTATGTATTTCTGCCGAGGGGCTGTAGCTCAGTTGGGAGAGCGCTTGAATGGCATTCAAGAGGTCAGGAGTTCAATTCTCCTCAGCTCCACCAAAAAGGAAATCAGGGTTTGCGGAAACGCAGACCCTTTTTTCGTTTTCGGCTCCCGCCGTTTTTCTCCCCCCCGCCACATGACGCCATTGTGTCATTCTGTGACATTTTCACGGAGCCCGTCTTCCCCCGTTGCCCTTTTTCTCTTAGCGCGCTACTAGGGGAAAAAGGACCGTCAATGACCCGGTCCAAAGAAGGAGGAAGATGAGATGAAAGGATTGTTCGCTTCCCTGGCAATGCTCTGCGCCCTGTGCGTGGCCCTGCCCGCCGCCCAGGCCAAGCCCCTTCCCGGTGCCAAGTACACCTACACCCTGAAAAGCGTCATGCCCGTGGCCGGTCGCCAGGGCGTGGCCTGCGACGGCAAGTTCATCTATGTGAGCTGCAGCAAGGCCCTGTACAAGTACGACATGAACGGCAAACTGGTGGCCGAGAACAAAAATCCCTTCGAAGGCTACTCCATCCCCTCCAACCACATCGGTGACATCGACGTCTACAACGGCGAGATCTATGTGGGCGCCGAAAACTTCATGGACGGCGTGGGCAAGGACATCCAGATCGCCATCCATGACGCCAACACCCTGAAATTCAAGCGCACGTTCAAGTTCGAGCCCAAGTCCGGCCAGGAAGAAGTCTCCGGCATCACCGTGGACCCGGTCAAGAAGACCGTGTGGATGTGCTCCTGGGTGGGCGAAGAAAGCGGCCGTCATCTGTATGAATACGACCTCAAGGGCAACTACCTGCGCAAGGTGCATCTGCAGCCCGTGCCGCAGTGGGTGCAGGGCGTGTTCTACTACAACGGCTCCCTGTTCATGACCGCTGACGACGGCACCGCCGACGACAACGAGTCCGACCACCTGTACCGCATCGACATCACCTCGGACAGCAACGCCCATGTGTACATGGAAAAGGTCTTCGACGAAGCCATCAAGCAGGGCGAGATCGAAGGTCTGTGCGTGGATCCCTCCACCGGCGACCTGCTGGTGCACATGAACCGCGGCGCCCGCATCGTGCTGGGCATGGGCAAGGGCTTCTACCCCGGCTACACCGAGGAAGTCCACGAGATCTACCGCTACAGCATGGAAGCCAAGCAGCCCCCGCGCCGCTAGGCATCGTGTCCTACCTGTCTTTCCGGGCCGCCTTCGGGCGGCCCTTTTTCGTGCCCGCCTCCCTTGACGCCGCCTGCCCTGCCCGCTATGCCCATGCCTCAAGCTTTCCGCAGGAGACAGGCATGGACCTTCGCAAAATACTGCTCATTTCCCTGGGGCACCTCAGCTGCGACCTCAACGGCGGCGCGCTGCCCTCGCTGATGCCCTATCTGGCCGCGGCCCACGGCTTCAACTATCAGGCCGCGGGCGCCCTGATGTTCGCCTATTCGGCCACCTCTTCCCTGGTGCAGCCCGTATTCGGCTATCTGGCCGACAAACACGCCCGTTCCTGGTTCGTGCCGCTGGCCGTGCTGCTGGCGGGCGGCAGCCTGGGCCTGGTGGGTTTTCTGGACAGTTACTGGGCCATCTTCCTCACCCTCATGCTCTGCGGCGTGGGCGGCGCCCTGTTCCATCCCGAAGGGGCCCGCTATGCCAACCTCGTCTCCGGCAACCGCAAGGGCGCGGGCATGAGCATCTTTTCCGTGGGCGGCAACAGCGGCTTCGTGGTGGGGCCGCTGCTGGTGGCCGGGGCCACCTTCGTGGCGGGCCTGCACGGCACGGCCGTGTTCCTGCTGCTGGCCCTGTGCACGGCCTCGTTCCTCTTTTTCCAGATGCGCGGCTGGCAGCGCCAGATCCCCCAGAGCAATGCCGCCGCAGGACAGGCCGAACCGCGCAACGACTGGCATGCCTTCGGCGTGCTGACCCTGGTCATCGCCTCGCGCTCCATCCTTTTCCTGGGCTTCAATACCTACATCCCCATGTACTGGCATGACGTCTTCGGCCAGAGCAAGGAATTCGGCGCCATGATGCTGGCCTTCTTCTGCGTCTGCGGCGTCAGCAGCAATGTGCTGGGCGGCTTCCTGGCCGACAGGATCGGCTATGCCCGCATCATCCGCCTTTCGTGGTGGCTGGCCCTGCCCGCAGCCCTGGCCTTCGCCTGGGTGGACAGCATGTGGCTGGCGGCCCTGCTGCTGGCCCCGCTGGCCGTGGGCCTGTTCGCGCCCTTCAGCTCCATGGTGGTGCTGGGCCAGAAGCTGCTGGCCCGCAACATGGGCTTCGCCTCGGGCGTGACCCTGGGCCTGCCCATGACCCTGGGCGGCATGGCCATGCCCCTGCTGGGCTGGATCGCGGACAATTTCGGCGGGCTGGGCACGGCCATGGCCTGCCTGGTGCCCGTGGCGGCCCTGGGGGCGCTGGCCTCCCTGCGCCTGCGGGACGACGCCGCCGGGGAGCGTGCGTGATGCCGGTCGCCGGTCTTGCAAGCCCCGTGGGGCCGCTCTGGCTCACGGAAAAGGACGGGCATCTGGTGGCCCTGGACAGGACATGCCCCTCCCCGGCCCACTGCCCGACCGAGACCATTTCCCTGCCGGGACAGCCCGTGGCGAGCCCCCTGCTGCACGAGGCCCGGGAACAGCTGGCGGCCTATTTCGCAGGCCGCCTGCGCCGCTTCGACCTGCCGCTGGCCCCGCAGGGGACGCCCTTCCAGCTGCGCGTCTGGCGGGCCCTGCAGGACATCCCCTACGGACGGACCTGCTCCTACGCCGAACTGGCCGCGGCCGTGGGCAGCCCGCGTGCCTGCCGTGCCGTGGGCCAGGCCAACGGCCGCAACCCGCTGATGATCGTCATTCCCTGCCACAGGGTCATCGCCGCCGGTGGCGGCCTGGGCGGCTACAGCGGCGGTCTGGACATCAAGCGTTTCCTGCTGCGTCTGGAGGCGGGGCTGCCCCTGCCGGCAGACCGCTGACGCCCCCTGCTCCCTCCCCGGCGGTTGCCTCCTGGCGCGAGTACAGGTATTATGGATAAGTTCGTATCTTTACTGTCGTTTTTGATACAGAACTGCAAAATGACAGTAAAAGTATGACATACTTTGTCATAATACCCTGCCCTTCAGCCCCAGAGTGCGGACCATGAACACGATCCATACCATCTGTATCGTCGATGACGACGAGGAAATCCGCTCCTTGCTTTCCGACTATCTGCGTCGCAACGGCTTTTCCACCTGCACGGCGGGGAACGCGGCGGAGTTCCTCGAGATTCAGCGCCGCGTGCCCTGCAGCCTGATCGTCATGGACATCATGCTTCCCGGCATGAACGGGCTGGAGCTTTTCCGTACCCTGCGCGCCGAATCCACGGTGCCCGTCATCTTCCTCACCGCGCTGGGCGACATCACCGACCGCATCGTGGGCCTGGAGCTGGGCGCCGATGACTACCTGAGCAAGCCTTTCGAGCCCCGCGAGCTGCTGGCCCGCATCCGTACCGTGCTGCGCCGCACCGAAGGCAGCGCCCGCCGCGACCAGCCCGAGACCACGCCCCTGCAGTTCGCAGGCTGGCTGCTGGACCGCAGCGCCCGCCATCTGGTGGCGCCCGACGGGGTGGTGGTCTCCCTGAGCGGCACGGAATACCGCCTGCTGGAGATCTTTTTGCAAAACCCCCAGCGGGTGCTCAGCCGTGACGAGCTGCTGGAACGCACCCAGGGCCGCAACGCCGTGCCCTATGACCGCAGCATCGACGTGCAGATCAGCCGCTTGCGCACCCGCCTGCGCGACAACGGCCGCGAGCCCCAGCTCATCAAGACCGTCCGCGGCGACGGCTACGTGCTGGCCACGGACGTGCGCCCGCAGTTCGTGCGCCCGGCCCTGCCCGTGGATGCCCCCATCATGCCCGGAAAGTAGCATGCGCGCCTTCCTTGCCCGTCTGCTGCGCAGCCTGACCTCAACCACGCTTTCCGCACAGCTGGCGGGCATGCTCATCGGCGGCATCCTTTTCCTGCACGGCGTGGCCACCTTCACGGTCCAGCTGGTGGAAGAACGGCAGGCGGCCCGCTCCGCCCTGCTGGAACAGGCCAACAGCCTGGCCCTCTCCCTCCAGCTCCTGCACTCCGAACCCTTCGAGTACAAGCGCTCCCTGCTGGAGCGGCTGGAACGCCTGGACGTGGTCCACCTGAGCCTGAGCGATGCCCCCAATCCGGCCCGGCAGGCCAGGGACGAACGCGCCCTGTATCTGCGTGACCGCCTGCGCAAGAACCTGAACAGCATCGAGACCGATCTGGACACCCGCGAGATGCTGACCGAGGTCCAGCGCGTGCATGTGGCCGACAGCATGAACCCCACCCTGCGCCGCCATGTGCCCTGGACGCATGTGTACGAAAGCCGGGTGAGCGTGCGCCTGGACGACGGCAAGTGGCTGTGCGTGGTCATCAGCAGCGATGCCTATGATTTCTCCCCCAGCCAGGCCTCCCTGGCCATGCTCCTGCTGGAAGCGGGCCTGCTGATCCTGCTCATCCTGGTGGTGGTGCATCGCGTGGTGCGGCCCTTGCGGGTGCTCTCCGGCAAGGCCGAGAGTTTCGGCCGCAACCTCTACACAGCCCCCCTGCCCGAAGACGGGCCCACCGAAGTGCGCGAGGCCGCCCGGGCCTTCAACAAGATGCAGGAGCGCATCCGCGCCGGTGTGGGCCAGCACGAACGCATCCTGGCCGCCGTGGCCCACGACCTGCGCACCCCCCTGACCCGCATCCGCCTGCGCGTGGAGAGCATGGACCCCGCCTCCCCCCTGCGGGCCAAGCTGCTGGGAGACATCGACATCCTGGGCGGCATCATGGCCAACAGCGCCGAGCTCACCCGCGGCAGCGCCCGCGACGAGGCCGCCGTGCGCATGGACATGAACGCCCTGCTGGACAGCCTGGTCTCCGACCGGCAGGACATGGGACAGGACGTCAGCCTCGAAGGCAGTTGTGCCCGCCCTTGGACGGTGCGCCCCAACAGCTTCCGCCGCTGCCTCTCCAATCTGCTGGACAACGCCCTGCGCTATTCCGGCAGTGTCCGCATCCAGCTCCGGGAAAAAGACGATATCCTGCAGATCGACATGCTGGACGACGGCCCGGGCATCCCCCCCGACATGCTGGAACAGGTCTTCGAGCCCTTCTTCCGCCTGGACGAGGCACGCAGCCCCCACACCGGCGGCAGCGGCCTGGGTCTGAGCATCGCCCGCAGCATGGCCTGCCGCAACGGCGGGGAACTGAGCCTGCACAACCGGCCGGAAGGCGGCCTGTGCGCCCGCTTGTGCCTGTACCGGTCGGCCATGGAGACGGAAACACTGTAGCCAGCGCCCCGCAGGGATGACGGGGAGAGCGCCATACGGCCACAGCCGGGTCTCCCTTCAGGGAGTCTTCGCCTCCGCGTTCCCGGTGTCTTGCGTCAGGCCGCTTTCCCCCGCCGCTCCCGGGATGCCGCCTCCTGCCGCCCGTGGCGATGCCCCTGCATCGTTCCTTCTCCCCACAGGGATGGCCGCACGGCCCGCAGCCGCCCTTTTCTCTCCACTGTGCCGCAGGAAGCAAAGGCTTTGCACCCGGCAGGCATTGCGGTATGCTTTTCTGCCGTCCGGCCCGTCACGCCGGTGCACAAGGAGAAGCCATGAAGAACTTTTTGACCCTGCAATCCGTGGAGACCGTGCTGGGGCATCTGCGCGCCCTGCCCGTCCTGCCCGCGGAGACCGTCCCCCTGACGGATGCCCTGGGCCGCCGCCTGGCGGAAGCCCTGCACGCCCCTGCCGACCTGCCCGGTTTCGACCGTTCCACCGTGGACGGATTCGCCGTGCGCGCCCGTGATGTCTTCGGCGCGCAGGAAGGTTCCCCCGCCCTGCTGGAATGCGTGGGCGACTGCCCCATGGGCGCCGTGCCGGACATCAGCCTCCAGCCCGGCCAGTGCGCGCGCATCCTTACGGGCGGCATGCTGCCCGAGGGCGCGGATTGCGTGGTCATGGTGGAATATTCCCGCCCGGCCAGCGGCAACATGGTGGAGCTCACCCGCACCCAGGCCCCCGGTGACCACGTGGTCATGCGTGACGAGGACGCCGCCGCCGGTGACTGCATCATCCCCGCGGGCCGCAAGCTGCGCCCGCAGGAGATCGGTCTGCTGGCCTCCTTCGGACAGAAGGATGTGGCCGTACGCCGTGCGCCCCGGGTGGCCATCATCTCCACCGGTGACGAGGTGGTGCCCATCGGGAGCGAGCCCCGCCCCGGCCAGGTGCGGGACGTCAATTCCTACAGCCTTGCCGCCCTTTGCCGCAGTGCCGGTGCCGAGCCGACGCTGGCCGGTCTGGTGCGCGACGACGCCGAGGCCCTGCGCCGCACGGTGCTGGCCGCGCTGGAAGAGGCCGATGTGGTGGTGGTCTCCGGCGGTTCCTCCGCCGGTATGCGCGACCATACCGTGGACGTCTTCACCTCCGTGCCCGGCAGCGAGCTACTGACCCACGGCGTGGCCATCAGCCCCGGCAAGCCTTTCATCCTGGCCCGCAGCGGCGGCAAATGCCTCATGGGCCTGCCCGGCCATGTGAGCAGCGCCCTGGTCTGCGCCCGCGCCTTCCTCGTGCCCTTGCTGGAACACCTGCAGGGCAGCGCCGGGGACGAGCTCGTCCCCTCCCTCACCGCCCGCCTGACCCGCGCCGTGGCTTCGGCCCAGGGCCGCCGCGACTACATCCGCGTCAAACTGGTGCCCGCCGGCGCCGCGGCCCTCGAGGCCGCCTGGCTGCCCCAGGGCCTGGACTGCTCCGATGTGGACTGGCTGGCCCAGCCGCTCATGAAGCCTTCCGGCGTGGTCTCCGGCCTGGTGGAGGCCGACGGCCTCGTCATCTGCGCCGAGAACCGCGAAGGCCTCACCGCCGGGGAACGCGTGCGCGTGGAGCTGCTGGCGTAGATCCAGATCTTTTCGGGGGAAGGAACCCCCTTTTACTAGCGCAAAAAGGGGGTTCCTTCCCCCGTGCCCCCATCTTCCCCCCAATGCGCTTTATAAAAGGGACTGACCGCCTGTCGTTTTTGAAATGACGGCCCCGTTCCAAGGCAGGAACGGGAAAAGATGTCATGCCGACACCGGAGAGGATGTAATACCTTCCGGTCATGCGGCGGGAAGCCCTTCCGGCCTCCATTCGAGATATTGGGAGATATTTATGAAACGCGAACGTCATACCTATCTGACTTTGCAGACCGTGGAGGCCGCCCGCCAGGGCTGGCTGGACCGCATCAGCGCCGAGGGCCGCGAGCTGGCCACGGAGCGCGTGCCCCTGTCGGCGGCCCTGCACCGCGTGCTGGCCGAGCCCGTGGCCGCGCGCCGCTCTTCCCCGGCCTTCCACGGCGCGGCCATGGACGGCATCGCCGTCAACGCCGAATCCACCTTCACCGCTTCCACCCGGCGGCCCCTGCGCCTGACCATCGGCACCGACGCGTTCTGGATCAATACCGGCCATCCCCTGCCCGCAGGCACCAATGCCGTGGTCATGGTGGAGAACGTCAACACCGAGCCCGACGGACAGCATGTGGTCATCGAAAAGGCCGCCTTCCCCTGGCAGCATGTGCGCAAGCTGGGCGAGGACATGGTGGCGTCCGAGATCATCCTGCCGCCCGGCGTCTGCATCGGCCCCTACGAGCTGGGGGCGCTGGCCGCGGGCGGCGTGCTGGAACCGCTGGTGTTCAAAAAGCCCCGCGTGGGCATCATCCCCAGCGGCACCGAGATCGTGCCCCTCACCGAGGCCCGCGAAGAAGACCTGTGCGCGGGCCGCTGCCTGCCGGAGTTCAACTCCTACATCTTTTCGGCCATCGTGCAGGAGGCCGGAGGCGAGGCCTTCACCCTGCCCATCGTGCCTGACGATCCCGAGGCCATCAGCGCGGCCATCGACGCGGCCATCGACCAGGGCGCGGATCTGGTGCTGCTCAACGCCGGCTCCTCGGCGGGCAGCCACGACTATTCCGCCGACGTCATCGCCCACAAGGGCGAGCTGCTGACCCACGGTGTGGCCGTCATGCCCGGCAAGCCCACGGCCCTCGGCATGGTGCGCGGCGTGCCCATCATCGGCTCGCCGGGCTATCCCGTCTCGGCCATCGTGGCCCTGGAAGAGTTCGTCCAGCCCCTGCTGGCCCTGCTCCAGAAGCGCTGCCTGGCCCACCGCGAAACGGTCACGGCCCTGCCCGTCAATCCGCTGCCCTCCCGCCCCGGCATGGAAGAACGCATCCGCGTCAAACTGGGCCGGGTGGACGACACCTTCTTTGCCGTGCCCCTGCCGCGCGGCGCGGGCACCGTCACCAGCCTGAGCCGGGCCGACGGCATCATCAGCGTGGCCCGCGACTGCGAAGGCATCAGCCGTGACGAGCCCGTGCAGGTGCAGCTGCTGCGCCCCCGCCAGCAGGTGGAAGGCACCCTGCTGGCCATCGGCAGCCACGACAACACCCTGGACCTCATCGACAGCTTCCTGCGTCGCGAACATCCGCGCTTCCGTCTGGCCTCGGCCCATGTGGGCTCGCTGGGCGGCCTCATGGCCCTCAAGCGCCACCAGTGCCATCTGGCGGGCAGCCATCTGCTCAATGACGCCGACGGCGTCTACAACCGTCAGGCCCTGCGCGACAACCTCCAGGGCGAACCCATGCTGCTGGTGCGCCTGGTGGACCGCGAACAGGGCCTCATCGTGGCTCCCGGCAACCCGCTGGGCATCCATGACATCACCGACCTTGCGCGCGAGGACGTGCGCTTCATCAACCGCCAGCGCGGCAGCGGCACCCGCGTGCTGCTGGACTACCGCCTGAAGCAGCTGGGCATCCGCCCGCAGCAGCTGGCCGGGTATGAGGACGAGGAATACACGCATATGAACGTGGCCGCCGCCGTGCTTTCCGGCCGCGCCCATACCGGTCTGGCCGTGCGCGCCGCCGCCTGCGCCCTGGGCCTGGACTTCGTGCCCGTGGGCGTGGAGGAGTACGACCTGGTCATCCCGCAGCGCTATGCCGAGGACGAACGCATCCTCGCCCTGCTGGATGTCATCCGCTCCGAGGCCTTCCGCAAGGAAGTGGCCGCCCTGGGCGGCTACGGTGTGGAAAAGACCGGTCAGGTCATCTGGGAATACGACGGCCGCTAGGCCGGTATAGTGTTGGGAGCTCTTCGGGGGAGGGGGACAACGGGCCTTTTCGGGCTTCCCCCCTTTCCCCGTCGCGTCTCATCAAGAAAAAAAGATAGCCAGAGTGCCGCTGATGCGCGCGTTCCGGGATAAAGAGGATACTGATGGATGAGCTGACCTTGCTGGCAGATCTGCACAAAGCAGGACTGCGTCAGGGCCCGGGCAGCCCGGACGTCACTCGCCGGGCCATGGTGCTGGCAGGACTTGACGGTTCACGCCCGCTGGAAATTGCGGATATCGGCTGCGGCACAGGCGCCGCCAGCCTGGAGCTGGCCCGGATACTGGATGCCCGGATCACGGCCGTGGACTTTCTGCCTTCCTTCCTGGACGTCCTGCGGCAGCGTGCGCAGGCCCAAGGGCTGAGGCGGATCATAACGCTGGAAGCATCCATGGACGCCCTTCCCTTCACGGATGCATCCTTTGATGTCATCTGGTCGGAAGGGGCTGTCTACAATATGGGCTTTGAGGCCGGAATAGCCGCCTGGAAACGCTTCCTCAAGCCCGGCGGCAAGATGGTGCTTTCCGAGATCACATGGACGACCGCCGCACGACCGCAAACCATCACGGATTACTGGACAGCACAGTACCCGGAGATAGATACCGCCTCCGCCAAGCTGGCCGTACTGGAGCGTCACGGCTACAGGCCGGAAGGCTACTTTCTCCTGCCCCCCTGCTGCTGGCAGGAGCATTATTACGGCCCTTTGCGGGAACGCTTCCCCGCCTTCCTTGACCGTCACGGGCATAGCCCCCAAGCTGCGGCCATCGTGGCAGCCGAGGAAAAAGAGATGGCCCTGTACCAAAAATATGGCCAGTTCTACAGCTACGGCATGTATGTGGCCGCCAAAGTCTAAGATGCGGTCTTGATGTTTTTGTCCCCGTGTTCCTGCCTTCCAGACAGGTGGCGCAGGCCCTCTTCTTCTGGTGGCCCGCAGGAGGCCCGTGGATGCTGACCTTGCTGGCCCTGTACGGCGGCCTGTTCCTCACCGCGCTGGTGGCGGCCACCCTGCTGCCCGCGCAGTCGGAGCTGCTGCTGGGCACCCTGATGGTGCAGAGCGGGGAACCGGCCTGGGCCCTCATCACCGTGGCCACCCTGGGCAACAGCGCGGGCTCGGCCGTCAACTGGTGGCTGGGCCGTTATCTCACCCGCTTTCAGGATCGCCGCTGGTTCCCCTTCTCGCCGGAGTCCCTGCGCAAGGCCGAGGGCTGGTACCACCGTTACGGCCGCTGGACCCTGCTGTGCAGCTGGATGCCCGTCATCGGCGATCCCCTGACCCTGGTGGCCGGTACCTTGCGCGAACCCCTGCCCTCCTTCCTGCTTCTGGTGGTGCTGGCCAAACTGGGCCGCTATCTGGCGGTGGCCGGTGTGGCCTTGGCGCTCTGGTGATAGATGAAAAAAGGACGCCCGAAGGCGTCCTTTTTTACATCCATCTCAGAATCTCATCCCAAGATGTCCCTTATAAGCGGTTTTTGAAGGGGGTGGGGGAGTTTGAGGGGGCGGGGGGAACTTTTTTCCGCCAGGAAAAGTTCCCCCCGCCCCCTCGATATCTTCACCGGCCAGTATCCGGTGACGAGCTTTGTTCCAACGGCCTATTTCAGCGCGGCGTCGCCGTCCAGCACCAGCACATGGGCGTGGAGGCCGGCCTTGCGGGCCGCCGCGGCGCGGGCCTCGGCCTCGGCGCGGCAGCGGGGGCAGGCGTGGCGGGGGATGAGCAGGCACAGGGAGCGGGCCACGCGCTCGGAGCTGGTCTCGAAGCAGCCCAGGCCGGAGCAGTCCGGGCACAGGCGCCAGCTTTCGCGCTGGCTCTCGCGCAGCATGTCCGTATCATAAAAGATATGCTTGCGCCGCGTCCACCAGCCGTTCTCTTCCTCGCCTTCCTGCGGCACGGACGGCGGGTTGTGGTACAGCTCCAGCAGGCCGTCGCAAAGGCGGGCGATGT contains these protein-coding regions:
- a CDS encoding MFS transporter, translating into MDLRKILLISLGHLSCDLNGGALPSLMPYLAAAHGFNYQAAGALMFAYSATSSLVQPVFGYLADKHARSWFVPLAVLLAGGSLGLVGFLDSYWAIFLTLMLCGVGGALFHPEGARYANLVSGNRKGAGMSIFSVGGNSGFVVGPLLVAGATFVAGLHGTAVFLLLALCTASFLFFQMRGWQRQIPQSNAAAGQAEPRNDWHAFGVLTLVIASRSILFLGFNTYIPMYWHDVFGQSKEFGAMMLAFFCVCGVSSNVLGGFLADRIGYARIIRLSWWLALPAALAFAWVDSMWLAALLLAPLAVGLFAPFSSMVVLGQKLLARNMGFASGVTLGLPMTLGGMAMPLLGWIADNFGGLGTAMACLVPVAALGALASLRLRDDAAGERA
- a CDS encoding methylated-DNA--[protein]-cysteine S-methyltransferase, with product MPVAGLASPVGPLWLTEKDGHLVALDRTCPSPAHCPTETISLPGQPVASPLLHEAREQLAAYFAGRLRRFDLPLAPQGTPFQLRVWRALQDIPYGRTCSYAELAAAVGSPRACRAVGQANGRNPLMIVIPCHRVIAAGGGLGGYSGGLDIKRFLLRLEAGLPLPADR
- a CDS encoding response regulator transcription factor: MNTIHTICIVDDDEEIRSLLSDYLRRNGFSTCTAGNAAEFLEIQRRVPCSLIVMDIMLPGMNGLELFRTLRAESTVPVIFLTALGDITDRIVGLELGADDYLSKPFEPRELLARIRTVLRRTEGSARRDQPETTPLQFAGWLLDRSARHLVAPDGVVVSLSGTEYRLLEIFLQNPQRVLSRDELLERTQGRNAVPYDRSIDVQISRLRTRLRDNGREPQLIKTVRGDGYVLATDVRPQFVRPALPVDAPIMPGK
- a CDS encoding ATP-binding protein, with translation MRAFLARLLRSLTSTTLSAQLAGMLIGGILFLHGVATFTVQLVEERQAARSALLEQANSLALSLQLLHSEPFEYKRSLLERLERLDVVHLSLSDAPNPARQARDERALYLRDRLRKNLNSIETDLDTREMLTEVQRVHVADSMNPTLRRHVPWTHVYESRVSVRLDDGKWLCVVISSDAYDFSPSQASLAMLLLEAGLLILLILVVVHRVVRPLRVLSGKAESFGRNLYTAPLPEDGPTEVREAARAFNKMQERIRAGVGQHERILAAVAHDLRTPLTRIRLRVESMDPASPLRAKLLGDIDILGGIMANSAELTRGSARDEAAVRMDMNALLDSLVSDRQDMGQDVSLEGSCARPWTVRPNSFRRCLSNLLDNALRYSGSVRIQLREKDDILQIDMLDDGPGIPPDMLEQVFEPFFRLDEARSPHTGGSGLGLSIARSMACRNGGELSLHNRPEGGLCARLCLYRSAMETETL
- a CDS encoding molybdopterin molybdotransferase MoeA — protein: MKNFLTLQSVETVLGHLRALPVLPAETVPLTDALGRRLAEALHAPADLPGFDRSTVDGFAVRARDVFGAQEGSPALLECVGDCPMGAVPDISLQPGQCARILTGGMLPEGADCVVMVEYSRPASGNMVELTRTQAPGDHVVMRDEDAAAGDCIIPAGRKLRPQEIGLLASFGQKDVAVRRAPRVAIISTGDEVVPIGSEPRPGQVRDVNSYSLAALCRSAGAEPTLAGLVRDDAEALRRTVLAALEEADVVVVSGGSSAGMRDHTVDVFTSVPGSELLTHGVAISPGKPFILARSGGKCLMGLPGHVSSALVCARAFLVPLLEHLQGSAGDELVPSLTARLTRAVASAQGRRDYIRVKLVPAGAAALEAAWLPQGLDCSDVDWLAQPLMKPSGVVSGLVEADGLVICAENREGLTAGERVRVELLA
- a CDS encoding molybdopterin biosynthesis protein, whose protein sequence is MKRERHTYLTLQTVEAARQGWLDRISAEGRELATERVPLSAALHRVLAEPVAARRSSPAFHGAAMDGIAVNAESTFTASTRRPLRLTIGTDAFWINTGHPLPAGTNAVVMVENVNTEPDGQHVVIEKAAFPWQHVRKLGEDMVASEIILPPGVCIGPYELGALAAGGVLEPLVFKKPRVGIIPSGTEIVPLTEAREEDLCAGRCLPEFNSYIFSAIVQEAGGEAFTLPIVPDDPEAISAAIDAAIDQGADLVLLNAGSSAGSHDYSADVIAHKGELLTHGVAVMPGKPTALGMVRGVPIIGSPGYPVSAIVALEEFVQPLLALLQKRCLAHRETVTALPVNPLPSRPGMEERIRVKLGRVDDTFFAVPLPRGAGTVTSLSRADGIISVARDCEGISRDEPVQVQLLRPRQQVEGTLLAIGSHDNTLDLIDSFLRREHPRFRLASAHVGSLGGLMALKRHQCHLAGSHLLNDADGVYNRQALRDNLQGEPMLLVRLVDREQGLIVAPGNPLGIHDITDLAREDVRFINRQRGSGTRVLLDYRLKQLGIRPQQLAGYEDEEYTHMNVAAAVLSGRAHTGLAVRAAACALGLDFVPVGVEEYDLVIPQRYAEDERILALLDVIRSEAFRKEVAALGGYGVEKTGQVIWEYDGR
- a CDS encoding class I SAM-dependent methyltransferase — translated: MDELTLLADLHKAGLRQGPGSPDVTRRAMVLAGLDGSRPLEIADIGCGTGAASLELARILDARITAVDFLPSFLDVLRQRAQAQGLRRIITLEASMDALPFTDASFDVIWSEGAVYNMGFEAGIAAWKRFLKPGGKMVLSEITWTTAARPQTITDYWTAQYPEIDTASAKLAVLERHGYRPEGYFLLPPCCWQEHYYGPLRERFPAFLDRHGHSPQAAAIVAAEEKEMALYQKYGQFYSYGMYVAAKV
- a CDS encoding YqaA family protein, yielding MLTLLALYGGLFLTALVAATLLPAQSELLLGTLMVQSGEPAWALITVATLGNSAGSAVNWWLGRYLTRFQDRRWFPFSPESLRKAEGWYHRYGRWTLLCSWMPVIGDPLTLVAGTLREPLPSFLLLVVLAKLGRYLAVAGVALALW